A genome region from Hippopotamus amphibius kiboko isolate mHipAmp2 chromosome 1, mHipAmp2.hap2, whole genome shotgun sequence includes the following:
- the SMIM32 gene encoding small integral membrane protein 32 yields MYGDVFNATGGPEAAVGGALALAATVKAEGALPLELATARGMRDGAAAKPDLPTYLLLFFLLLLSVALVVLFIGCQLRHSAFAALPHDRSLRDARAPWKMRPV; encoded by the coding sequence ATGTACGGCGACGTGTTCAACGCCACGGGCGGCCCCGAGGCGGCGGTAGGCGGCGCGCTGGCCCTGGCAGCCACGGTCAAGGCGGAGGGCGCCTTGCCGCTGGAGCTGGCTACCGCGCGCGGGATGCGGGACGGCGCGGCCGCCAAACCCGACCTGCCCACCTACCTGCTGCTCTTTTTCCTGCTGCTGCTCTCCGTGGCGCTCGTCGTCCTCTTCATCGGCTGCCAGCTGCGCCACTCGGCCTTCGCCGCGCTGCCCCACGACCGCTCGCTGCGGGACGCCCGCGCGCCCTGGAAGATGCGGCCGGTGTAG
- the SMAD5 gene encoding mothers against decapentaplegic homolog 5 isoform X4 — translation MTSMASLFSFTSPAVKRLLGWKQGDEEEKWAEKAVDALVKKLKKKKGAMEELEKALSSPGQPSKCVTIPRSLDGRLQVSHRKGLPHVIYCRVWRWPDLQSHHELKPLDICEFPFGSKQKEVCINPYHYKRVESPVLPPVLVPRHNEFNPQHSLLVQFRNLSHNEPHMPQNATFPDSFHQPNNTPFPLSPNSPYPPSPASSTYPNSPASSGPGSPFQLPADTPPPAYMPPDDQMGQDSSQPMDTSNNMIPQIMPSISSRDVQPVAYEEPKHWCSIVYYELNNRVGEAFHASSTSVLVDGFTDPSNNKSRFCLGLLSNVNRNSTIENTRRHIGKGVHLYYVGGEVYAECLSDSSIFVQSRNCNFHHGFHPTTVCKIPSSCSLKIFNNQEFAQLLAQSVNHGFEAVYELTKMCTIRMSFVKELGLTNGSTEAIN, via the exons ATGACGTCAATGGCCAGCTTGTTTTCTTTTACTAGTCCAGCAGTAAAGCGATTGTTGGGCTGGAAGCAAGGTGATGAAGAGGAGAAATGGGCAGAAAAGGCAGTTGATGCTTTGGTgaaaaagctaaaaaagaaaaagggtgcCATGGAGGAACTGGAGAAAGCCTTGAGCAGTCCAGGACAGCCAAGCAAATGTGTCACTATTCCCAGATCTTTAGATGGACGCCTGCAGGTTTCTCACAGAAAAGGCTTACCCCATGTTATATACTGTCGTGTTTGGCGCTGGCCTGATTTGCAGAGTCATCATGAGCTAAAGCCATTggatatttgtgaatttccttttGGATCTAAGCAAAAGGAAGTTTGTATCAACCCATACCACTATAAGAGAGTGGAGAGTCCAG tcTTACCTCCAGTATTAGTGCCTCGTCATAATGAATTCAATCCACAACACAGCCTTCTGGTTCAGTTTAGAAACTTAAGCCACAATGAACCACACATGCCACAGAATGCAACGTTTCCAGATTCTTTCCATCAACCCAACAACACTCCTTTTCCCTTATCTCCAAATAGTCCCTACCCTCCTTCCCCTGCTAGCAGCACATATCCCAACTCCCCCGCAAGTTCTGGACCAGGAAGTCCATTTCAGCTCCCag cTGATACTCCTCCTCCTGCATATATGCCACCAGATGATCAGATGGGGCAGGATAGTTCCCAGCCCATGGATACAAGCAATAATATGATTCCTCAGATTATGCCCAGTATATCCAGCAGAG ATGTTCAGCCTGTTGCCTATGAAGAGCCCAAACATTGGTGTTCAATTGTCTACTATGAATTAAACAATCGTGTTGGGGAAGCTTTTCATGCATCTTCTACTAGTGTGTTAGTAGATGGATTCACAGACCCTTCAAATAACAAAAGTAGATTCTGCTTGGGGTTGTTGTCAAATGTAAATCGTAATTCAACAATTGAAAACACTAGGCGACATATTGGAAAAG GTGTTCATCTGTACTATGTTGGTGGAGAGGTGTATGCAGAGTGCCTCAGTGACAGCAGCATATTTGTACAGAGTAGGAACTGCAACTTTCATCATGGCTTTCATCCTACCACTGTCTGTAAGATTCCCAGTAGCTGCAGTCTCAAAATTTTTAACAATCAGGAGTTTGCTCAGCTTCTGGCTCAGTCTGTCAACCATGGATTTGAGGCAGTATATGAGCTCACCAAAATGTGTACCATTCGAATGAGTTTTGTCAAG GAGTTGGGTCTCACGAATGGCAGTACTGAAGCTATTAACTG A
- the SMAD5 gene encoding mothers against decapentaplegic homolog 5 isoform X3, translated as MTSMASLFSFTSPAVKRLLGWKQGDEEEKWAEKAVDALVKKLKKKKGAMEELEKALSSPGQPSKCVTIPRSLDGRLQVSHRKGLPHVIYCRVWRWPDLQSHHELKPLDICEFPFGSKQKEVCINPYHYKRVESPVLPPVLVPRHNEFNPQHSLLVQFRNLSHNEPHMPQNATFPDSFHQPNNTPFPLSPNSPYPPSPASSTYPNSPASSGPGSPFQLPADTPPPAYMPPDDQMGQDSSQPMDTSNNMIPQIMPSISSRDVQPVAYEEPKHWCSIVYYELNNRVGEAFHASSTSVLVDGFTDPSNNKSRFCLGLLSNVNRNSTIENTRRHIGKGVHLYYVGGEVYAECLSDSSIFVQSRNCNFHHGFHPTTVCKIPSSCSLKIFNNQEFAQLLAQSVNHGFEAVYELTKMCTIRMSFVKELGLTNGSTEAINW; from the exons ATGACGTCAATGGCCAGCTTGTTTTCTTTTACTAGTCCAGCAGTAAAGCGATTGTTGGGCTGGAAGCAAGGTGATGAAGAGGAGAAATGGGCAGAAAAGGCAGTTGATGCTTTGGTgaaaaagctaaaaaagaaaaagggtgcCATGGAGGAACTGGAGAAAGCCTTGAGCAGTCCAGGACAGCCAAGCAAATGTGTCACTATTCCCAGATCTTTAGATGGACGCCTGCAGGTTTCTCACAGAAAAGGCTTACCCCATGTTATATACTGTCGTGTTTGGCGCTGGCCTGATTTGCAGAGTCATCATGAGCTAAAGCCATTggatatttgtgaatttccttttGGATCTAAGCAAAAGGAAGTTTGTATCAACCCATACCACTATAAGAGAGTGGAGAGTCCAG tcTTACCTCCAGTATTAGTGCCTCGTCATAATGAATTCAATCCACAACACAGCCTTCTGGTTCAGTTTAGAAACTTAAGCCACAATGAACCACACATGCCACAGAATGCAACGTTTCCAGATTCTTTCCATCAACCCAACAACACTCCTTTTCCCTTATCTCCAAATAGTCCCTACCCTCCTTCCCCTGCTAGCAGCACATATCCCAACTCCCCCGCAAGTTCTGGACCAGGAAGTCCATTTCAGCTCCCag cTGATACTCCTCCTCCTGCATATATGCCACCAGATGATCAGATGGGGCAGGATAGTTCCCAGCCCATGGATACAAGCAATAATATGATTCCTCAGATTATGCCCAGTATATCCAGCAGAG ATGTTCAGCCTGTTGCCTATGAAGAGCCCAAACATTGGTGTTCAATTGTCTACTATGAATTAAACAATCGTGTTGGGGAAGCTTTTCATGCATCTTCTACTAGTGTGTTAGTAGATGGATTCACAGACCCTTCAAATAACAAAAGTAGATTCTGCTTGGGGTTGTTGTCAAATGTAAATCGTAATTCAACAATTGAAAACACTAGGCGACATATTGGAAAAG GTGTTCATCTGTACTATGTTGGTGGAGAGGTGTATGCAGAGTGCCTCAGTGACAGCAGCATATTTGTACAGAGTAGGAACTGCAACTTTCATCATGGCTTTCATCCTACCACTGTCTGTAAGATTCCCAGTAGCTGCAGTCTCAAAATTTTTAACAATCAGGAGTTTGCTCAGCTTCTGGCTCAGTCTGTCAACCATGGATTTGAGGCAGTATATGAGCTCACCAAAATGTGTACCATTCGAATGAGTTTTGTCAAG GAGTTGGGTCTCACGAATGGCAGTACTGAAGCTATTAACTGGTAA
- the SMAD5 gene encoding mothers against decapentaplegic homolog 5 isoform X1: MTSMASLFSFTSPAVKRLLGWKQGDEEEKWAEKAVDALVKKLKKKKGAMEELEKALSSPGQPSKCVTIPRSLDGRLQVSHRKGLPHVIYCRVWRWPDLQSHHELKPLDICEFPFGSKQKEVCINPYHYKRVESPVLPPVLVPRHNEFNPQHSLLVQFRNLSHNEPHMPQNATFPDSFHQPNNTPFPLSPNSPYPPSPASSTYPNSPASSGPGSPFQLPADTPPPAYMPPDDQMGQDSSQPMDTSNNMIPQIMPSISSRDVQPVAYEEPKHWCSIVYYELNNRVGEAFHASSTSVLVDGFTDPSNNKSRFCLGLLSNVNRNSTIENTRRHIGKGVHLYYVGGEVYAECLSDSSIFVQSRNCNFHHGFHPTTVCKIPSSCSLKIFNNQEFAQLLAQSVNHGFEAVYELTKMCTIRMSFVKGWGAEYHRQDVTSTPCWIEIHLHGPLQWLDKVLTQMGSPLNPISSVS, translated from the exons ATGACGTCAATGGCCAGCTTGTTTTCTTTTACTAGTCCAGCAGTAAAGCGATTGTTGGGCTGGAAGCAAGGTGATGAAGAGGAGAAATGGGCAGAAAAGGCAGTTGATGCTTTGGTgaaaaagctaaaaaagaaaaagggtgcCATGGAGGAACTGGAGAAAGCCTTGAGCAGTCCAGGACAGCCAAGCAAATGTGTCACTATTCCCAGATCTTTAGATGGACGCCTGCAGGTTTCTCACAGAAAAGGCTTACCCCATGTTATATACTGTCGTGTTTGGCGCTGGCCTGATTTGCAGAGTCATCATGAGCTAAAGCCATTggatatttgtgaatttccttttGGATCTAAGCAAAAGGAAGTTTGTATCAACCCATACCACTATAAGAGAGTGGAGAGTCCAG tcTTACCTCCAGTATTAGTGCCTCGTCATAATGAATTCAATCCACAACACAGCCTTCTGGTTCAGTTTAGAAACTTAAGCCACAATGAACCACACATGCCACAGAATGCAACGTTTCCAGATTCTTTCCATCAACCCAACAACACTCCTTTTCCCTTATCTCCAAATAGTCCCTACCCTCCTTCCCCTGCTAGCAGCACATATCCCAACTCCCCCGCAAGTTCTGGACCAGGAAGTCCATTTCAGCTCCCag cTGATACTCCTCCTCCTGCATATATGCCACCAGATGATCAGATGGGGCAGGATAGTTCCCAGCCCATGGATACAAGCAATAATATGATTCCTCAGATTATGCCCAGTATATCCAGCAGAG ATGTTCAGCCTGTTGCCTATGAAGAGCCCAAACATTGGTGTTCAATTGTCTACTATGAATTAAACAATCGTGTTGGGGAAGCTTTTCATGCATCTTCTACTAGTGTGTTAGTAGATGGATTCACAGACCCTTCAAATAACAAAAGTAGATTCTGCTTGGGGTTGTTGTCAAATGTAAATCGTAATTCAACAATTGAAAACACTAGGCGACATATTGGAAAAG GTGTTCATCTGTACTATGTTGGTGGAGAGGTGTATGCAGAGTGCCTCAGTGACAGCAGCATATTTGTACAGAGTAGGAACTGCAACTTTCATCATGGCTTTCATCCTACCACTGTCTGTAAGATTCCCAGTAGCTGCAGTCTCAAAATTTTTAACAATCAGGAGTTTGCTCAGCTTCTGGCTCAGTCTGTCAACCATGGATTTGAGGCAGTATATGAGCTCACCAAAATGTGTACCATTCGAATGAGTTTTGTCAAG GGCTGGGGAGCAGAGTATCACCGGCAAGATGTTACCAGTACCCCATGCTGGATTGAGATTCATCTTCATGGGCCTCTTCAGTGGCTGGATAAAGTCCTCACTCAGATGGGCTCCCCTCTAAACcccatttcttctgtttcatag